The window TTCCGCCGCCCAAATGGCTGAGATCGTTGAGTTTGCGAAGGCGCATGACGTAAAGACGATCTTTTTTGAAACCCTCGTCTCCTCCAGTGTTGCCGATACGATCGCCCAGGAAATTGGAGCCAAAGCGGCTGTGCTGAATCCGATTGAAGGCTTAACCGATGAGGACCGCAGCAATAAACTGGACTATGTGGCGATTATGCGCCAGAATCTTGAAGCACTGAAGGCAGCGTTGAATGAATAGGCAATTTACTATTTGAACTAGGAAAGGCGGATGCCCATCATGGCAAAGAAATCCAAAGTAGTGAAGGAGCTTAAGCGAAAGGAACTGGTCGCCAAATACGCGGATAAACGAAGAGAACTGAAGGCGAAGGGGGATTATGCGGCACTGCAGAAGCTGCCGCGCGATTCCTCGGCCACCCGGCAAAAGAACAGATGCGTAGTCTCCGGCAGACCCCGAGGCTATCTAAGCAAATATAAGGTTTCGCGGATCGTCTTCCGGGACTTGGCGCTGAAAGGGCACATTCCCGGCGTCACCAAATCAAGCTGGTAGCTGAATGTATGGTTCCTTTCATATGAATTAACAAGAACGGCCAATGTCCCGGAATACCGGACCGGCCGTTCTTTGCTGTGCGTTTAAGCTTTGCATGAATTACTCCGGTCAATTAAGATAAACAACAACGCAGCACACGGTGTACAAACTCTGCAAAAGGGGGAAGAGCAATGCCGGAATACTGGAGCGGGCGGTTTGCCCGTGAAGGCATGATTTGGGGGAGGGAGCCCAGCCCCTCAGCGGAGTGGGCCAAAGAGAAGTTTCAGGAAGCAGGGCTGAGCTCTGTCCTGGTTCCCGGTGCGGGCTATGGACGCAACAGCAAGGTATTCTCAGCCGCATTTACTACCTACGGGATCGAATTAAGCACCGAGGCCCTGGAGCTTGCTGCAGCATGGGACCCGGACACTATCTTCATCGCCGGTTCTGCGCTGGAACCGCAGCTGAATACCCAGGTTGATGCCGTCTACTGCTACGATGTGCTTCATTTGTTTCTGGAAGAGGAGCGGAAGCAGCTGATTGCTGCAAGTCTTGCCCAGCTGCGTACCGGAGGGCTGCTTTATTTCACAAGTTTCTCCGATGAAGACTGTACTAACGGCTGCGGCAGACGGCTTGAACCGGGGACTTATGAATACAAGCCAGGGAAATATGCCCACTTTTTCAGTGAAGCCGATTTAAGAAGTCATTTCTCCGGGACAGAGATTCTTCAGACCGGATCATTCCCTGAGAAGCTGCAGAGTGAACAGGGAGGAATCCACGAATACATACTGAGATCTATTGTTGCGCGTAAAATAAACTGAAGCTCATCAGACGTCAATAGGCCCTTCTTTTATATAAAGAAGGGCCTTAAGTATAGTTGGAACCAGGTTGTTGGGGATTGTTCATGTAAGACTTCGTGCCCGCCTATCTCAAATCGCAGTCAGCGAACAGAATATTCCGCGGAATACGGAAGAAGCTTTCAGCTTTTTCCTGCAGGGCCAAGGTTGGAAGATGGCATTGATGCAGCCATTTGCGGAATGTGCCGGGATGTACACCGATCCAGACGCTGACATCGGTTACAGAGAAATCATACACCATGCATAGCCCTGTCAAAATCACATTGTTCTGAGGTGAGTGGGCAAGTGTTCTTTTCATAAAACGTGAAGGTGTAGGCTGGCATACAATTGGACTTTGCCGCAGGAGAGCTTCATTGAACAAGATATGGGACGGATAGCCTAGCAGGCGGCAGACCTTCTCCAGATTGTTCCTGGAAGGGATGCGTCCTTCGTACACCCAGGCGCTCACACTGCGCGAGGATACGGCGAGCTCTTCCGCAAGCTTGGATAATTTAATGTCCTTGGCCATCAGGATAGCAAGCAGAACGCGGTTGCGGATCTGGCTGCGTTTGGGCCTTCTGAACCGTTTGACCCGTACGCCTTGTCCAAGATATTTGCGGTTGATCAGAGACCAGGCCTGGATTTTATGAGATTCTTGTTGATTCTTAGGCATACTTCCTCCGAATTTTTAACGTTATACTACAATACTTTCGGGTACGCTGCAATGGTTAATGCTGTAATTGCTGACATGAGGTTTAAGTTTCTTTCAGAAGTCTTGCCGTTATGATATATTTTTACTAAACAAATTACAAATCCAGGGCAGGGAGCGAAATAGATGATTAAGCATATCGTATTTTTCAAATTAAAAGACCGGTCACCGGAAAGTATCGCTGCTACAGTAGCAGTTCTGCAGAATATGGAAGGGAAGATCCCCCAGCTGATTTCCATTGAGGTTGGAACCGATGTCGTTCGTTCGGAGCGTTCTTTTGACATTGCACTGGTTACTGTAGTTGCATCACTGGAGGATTTGCAGGCATATCAGGTGCACCCCGCCCATAAGGAAGTAATAGCGCACATCAACGAAGTCAAGGAAGTGTCCTACGCCGTAGACTACGAAATTTAAGGCTGCCGGGAGCGGCAGGAGTTCCCATTCTATTCCGGAAGCGGTGATGTAAATGCGTGAGCTTGAGTATCCGATGGAAGCGTTAACCTACCTGATCGTTTTTCTGGCCGCCTGCTTCACCATGCTGTTCTGGCTGAAACGCCGCGGTAAGCGCGGCAAATAAATTCTTAATCGTTGTAGTTCATTTTTACCACCAGACTTGGAGGGTCAGCTGTGTACTATGTTAACCGGAAGCAAATTGAAAATATACTGGGACAGATTCCCGATATCGGGACCGGTCTGCGGGGCGCTGCGGATTCCTGGGATGGAAGTATTGTCATGGGTCTGGTGCAGGAACGCTGCCTGCATTTGGCGATAGAGGTCGTTACCGACGTTGGGAGCTGTCTTATCGACGGGTTCATTATGCGTGATGCCGGTAGCTATGAAGATATCATCTCGATTATTCATGAGGAGAAGGTGCTTGGAGACAGCGGGATCTACGATGTGCTCATTAGCCTGGTAGCGCTCCGTAAGCCGCTCGTGCAGGATTATTATTCCTGGGATCGCAGCGCGCTGCATCCGTTGACGAATGTGCTTCCAGGCGTTCTGGAGCGTTTTGCCGCAGAGGTGCACCGGTATCTGGATCAGGAGCTGGGAGCGGAGCTGCCGGTTTGAATAGAGGGTGACCAGCAGACCGAAGGGCATTACACGGACGACAGCCGTAAGGAGAGGAGGTTCCAGAACATGAAGAAGGGTCAGGAGAGCGGATCGACAAGACGCAATATAATGACGCTGCTCAAAATGAAAGGGCCGCTGACCATCGGCGCGCTGGCGGAAGAGCTCGGGATTACCGAGATGGGCGTAAGGCGACATGTGCTGCAGCTGGAGCAGGAATCGCTGGCCAAGACCAAGGTAGTACGCCAGGCGATGGGCAGGCCCTTGCATGTATATTCGCTGACCGAGCGGGCAGAAGAGCATTTTCCCAAAACGTATCATAATCTGGCCCTGGAGCTGCTGCGGGAGCTCGATCATAACAACGGGGTGGAGGCTGTGAATGTGTTGTTTGAAGGCCGGCGGAGGCGGATGCTTGCCCAATATACCCCGATGATGGAGAACCGTAATTTGGAGGAGCGGGTAGCCGAGCTATCCTCGATCCAGAACTCCGGGGGGTATATGGCGGAATGGAGCAAGGGGGAAGACGGCTCATATGTGATGCGGGAATATAATTGTCCCATCCGCCAGGTTGCTACCCAATACCGCAAAGCCTGCCAATGCGAACAGAGTCTTTTTGAGGAGCTGCTCGGGGCTAAGGTAACACGCACGGAATGTATGGCGGAAGGCGGACAATGCTGCCGGTATGCCATCACTCCTAACCCAACAAACAGACAGGACAATCCTTCTGAAAAAACTTCCTAAAGTAATCACAGGACAAACTCTCTTCGCTTATGATATAGCAGAACTAGGCGATAGCCCGGATGGCCGGGCAGATGCACTTTGAATCCAAAGGAGAGATGGATGATGAAAAAGGATAGCAAAAGCTTGCTGTGGGGAATTCTGGCGGGTAGCGTAGTGGGTTCAGTGACGGCGCTGCTGTTCGCACCCAAGCCGGGAAAAGAACTGCGCAAGGATATTGTTGACGGAACGAATGGCGCGATTGATAAAGTACAGGAAATTGCCGTCCAGGCAGGGGATAAAGGATCGGAGCTGTACGGAAAAGCCAAGGACGCGGTAGAGTCTGTGGTGAGTGAAGTGAAGGAATGGAGCAAGCAGTATACCCATACTGATACGGAAGAGGAGCTTGCCGTGGTCAGCGGAATCGCCGCAGAAGAAGCTCCGGTAAGCTTGGACGAAACCGAAACAGCAGAAATTATTGCCGCAGCCATTGAGGATGCCCAGGATGTGGCGGATGCCGGTATCGGTGAAGCCGCAGACAGCGCGGAAGCTGTTGTGGATGAAGATGGTGCAGCGGACGCAGACAAAGACGGTATTGTCTAAATTTATTTTGCAGCCCGAGTAATTAGTGAAAGCTGAATTTATAAGGCTCTAGCAGGCATATAGCCGCTTTCCGCGCTTCCGGCGGGAGGCGGTTTTTTCAATACTTCCTTGAATTGGGGCCATAAAAAGAGTAATATCTGCAATTGGGGCTCAAAGTCAGGTACACTTTGTTTTGACCTTACATAAGCTACACAAAACAAGTTAAAGGAAGCGGTGTGTTCGTGCAGCAAGCTATAGCTATACTAGACTCAGGTGTGGGGGGACTTACGGTAGTCAAAGAAGTAATGAGACAGCTCCCTAGGGAGAAAATCATTTATTTTGGAGATACTGCCCGTGCCCCATACGGACCCCGTTCAACCGAAGAAGTGAAATTGTTCACTGAACAGATTGTGGACTATTTAATTCAATTTAATCCTAAAATGATTGTAATTGCCTGCAACACCGCAACAGCGGCAGCGCTGGACTATATCTCCGCCAAGGTGTCCATACCGGTGATCGGAGTCATCCATCCCGGTGCCCGCGCCGCCATCAGTGCTACCAAAACAGGCCGGGTCGGTGTCATCGGCACCATCGGAACGATTAAGAGCGGGGCTTATACAGCGGCGCTGAAGCAGCTTTCCCCGTTTGTCGAGGTGGTCAGCCAGGCTTGTCCGGCGCTTGTCCCTTTCGTGGAGCAAGGTATGTTCCGCTCGGAGGAAAGCCATATCGCAGTGGCTGAATCGCTCAACGGAATCAAATACGAACCCATCGATACTATGATTCTCGGCTGCACACATTATCCGTTTCTGGTAGAGCCGATAGGCAAAGTAATGGGGCCGGGAGTGAAGCTGATCAGCTCGGCGGATGAGACCGCGCGGGAAATTAGCACCATTCTCTACCAGAAAGGCCAGCTCGCCAAGGGGGATGAGACCCCGATTCACCAATTTTTCTGCAGCGGAGATGCCGAAATGTTCCAGCGGATCGCCCGCGACTGGCTTGGTGAGCAGCTTAAACGCACGCCTGTCGTCTGGCAGGTATCCTCGTTGTAGATTTACTGTGGTGAGATGAATAGGGACAAACCCCCTGCATTGGGTTTGTCCAAGAAACCGGGAGTGTTGCTCCCGGTTTTTTTATATATTAGTCGTGTATGCTACTTGAAAATGTGAATCGCCCGGAGAGTGGTGTGAGGTGTTCAAATAGAGAGCCTCAGGAAAGGGGGGAGTAGCTCGGGATCCGCCGTACGGCGTAGTCAGACAAACGCGGAATTTAGAGGTAAGGTCCCGTTGAATTTGACGTAAATGAGCAAAATGGTGAGATCAAAGGGAAAAGTCCCGTTGGATTTTACATCCCTTGTTGGGCCTCATGAATGCCAACATCGCAATATTTGTATGCGGTTACATTTTTTCGTGCGGTCAGGCACGGGCAAGCTCTTTTCGTTCATGCAGGGCGGTAGGGGCAGCATACAATAAGGTGAGGCTGTGTCCCGAAGTCTTGTAGGGGATGACGGCAACTAGAGGGTTTGAGAGGATGAGACATATGCAGCAATATATTACCCGCAGGGGAGACACTGTTAACCGCATTGCCGCCAGGCATGGACTTACACCGGAGCATGTCATCCAAGGGAATCCGTGGGCAGGGAGGCAGCCCTACCTGTACCCGGGGCAGATTCTTTTTCTGCCCTCTGCACCGCGCAAGCGTTACTCCGTGCAGCAGGGGGACGATGCGGCTTCCATATCCGCTTTATTCGGAGTGAGCGTTGAGGAGCTTGAAATTCTGAATCCCGGCGTCACCTCCGCACGCCAATGTATCCCGGGTAAGGTGCTGGTCATCCCCCAGCCGCTGTCCAGCAGCAAGGTAGCTGTCAACAGTGAATACGGACCAGCAGATGTTGAGGAAGATGTCAGGGAGCTTACGGACAAATTTCCTTTTCTTCACCGGGACAGCATCGGAACCAGTGTGCTCGGCAAACCGCTGCATGTGCTGCGGATCGGAAGCGGCCCCCGGTATCTGCATGTGAACGCCGCTCTGCACGCCAATGAATGGCTGACATCACCGTGCCTGATGTCTTTTATAGAACAATATGCCTCAGCTTACGCGGAGGGGAGGGACTGGAACGGACATGATCCGGCGCTCTGGTACCAGAACTGGACTCTATGGGCTGTGCCGATGGCCAACCCGGATGGTGTTGAGCTGGTACAGGAAGGTGTACTGCCGGGTCATCCCTATTATGAAGAGCTCATGAAATGGAACTGCGGCAGGCACAGCTTCCGTAACTGGAAAGCCAACATCCGCGGCGTGGATCTCGGCGACCAGTTCCCGGCTCACTGGGAGGAAGAGGTTGCCCGGCGCAGAATAACCGGTCCGGCCCCCCGCGATTACAGCGGCCCCGCCCCGCTAAGCGAGCCGGAAGCAGCAGCGCTCGCGGCTCTGGCTGAGCAATATCCCGGGGAGGCAGCAGTGTCGCTGCACAGCCAGGGTGGAGAAATCTACTGGAACTACCGCGGATATGAGCCGCCGGAGAGCAAAGAGCTGGCCGCCCGTCTGGGGGCGGCCAGCGGCTACCGCGCGGTTGAGCTGACCGGCAGTGATGCCGGGTATAAGGATTGGTTCATCCAGCGGTTCCGTAAGCCAGGCTTTACGGTAGAGCTGGGAATTGGCAAGAATCCGCTGCCGCTGGCTGATTATGAGGATATGGCGCTGGAAACAGGCTGGATTTTAGCAACGATTCTTTCGAATTTTAAATAAAAATGAAACACATCCTGCAAATTTGCGTAATATAACAGCAAAGGGTACGGCCGCAATCACAATTGTAATTGCTTCGCGGCTGTATCCTTTTCTTATGGAAAGAGGAGGATACCTATGAAACTAAGAAAATTGCTGTCGCTGAAGCGGTGGTCTCATATATTACTCAACTCCTGGCAATACGTTATTTCGCCTTCTGTAACGCTTGCGGACAAGCTGTTCTTCACCATTCCGGTGCTGCTGTACTGGGTATTGCCTGATATCATGCCTTTTATGCCGATTGATGATATTGGCGTGACCATGCTGCTGATGGGCTGGTTCGTGTCACGGATGGACCGCAAATATCCGGCGCTGAAGAGCGGAAGATGAAATTTTAAAGAATTTTTTGTACTTGATTCCAGATCTATTTATCCCAGGGTGGTTGCTTTTACAGGCCACTTTCCTTAAAATAAATTATTGAGGTTTTAAAATAGATGCCTGGGAGATGGATGAGGAATGAACGTCAAAATTACCCGCAATGCGGCTAAAGTGATAAAAAAAACCATGGAGCTTGAAGGCAACAGCGAACTGAAGCTGCGCGTAGCGATTACACATGCTCACGGAGACCATGCCCACTACGGTCTTGATTTGGACACGCCCAAAGAAACTGATGTTGTAATTTCTACGGATAAAGAGATCGATGTTATTCTTGATCCGAACCAGCCGCTGCTGGACGGTGTGAAGATCGACTACTTGTACTTCCCGGAAGAAGGCTTTGTCATTACTAATCCGTCAAAAGGTAATCATGGCGACCACTAATAATTCGCCGATGACTAACGGACAAGAAGAAGGGTTGCCCCATGGCTAACGAAATACAAATTTGTGATCAATGCAATCACACCCGAATGAAAACCATCCTGCCCAAGCTGCGCAAAATGGCGCCGGACGCCGAGATCAAAGTCGGCTGTAAGTCCTACTGCGGACCTTGCGGCAAACGGGCCTTTATCTATATTAATGGACGTTATGTCAGTGCTCCAACTGAGGATGAAGTGCTGGCGAAGGCGGAAGCTTTTGTAAAGCGGCCGGTGGCCAAAGACTAAATCAGATACCTGGCAGCAGTATTCGCCAGTGTACCATATTAACGGGTTTAGCAGCCTCCGCACTTGTGTGGAGGCTTTTTTGCATGCCGCCATCCAGCTGGTTTGGGTCTGGCTATAAGGACATGGTATAATGTGCATATTGTTTCACAGGTATATACATAGGCAGGAGGGAAAATGAGATGAAGCATCTGACAGACACGACGATATTGAATAACGGTGTGCATATGCCCTGGTTTGGTCTGGGGACCTATAAGGCGGAAGGGGCGGAGGTAGCCAAGGCGGTAGCAACCGCACTCGAGCTGGGGTACCGCAGCATTGACACCGCAGCAGTGTACGGCAATGAAGAAGAGGTCGGCCAGTCGATAGCCGCAAGCGGTGTGGCGCGGGACAGCCTGTTCGTGACTACAAAAGTGTGGAATACCGATCAGGGATATGATACAACTCTGCGGGCCTTTGAAACCAGCTGCAAAAAGCTCGGGCTGGATGTCATTGATCTGTATTTGATCCATTGGCCGGGCCAGACCCTATATAAGGACACTTGGCGTGCCCTGGAGCGCCTGTACGAGGAAGGCCGTGTGCGGGCGATCGGGGTCAGCAATTTCCAGATACATCATCTGGAGGAATTGAAAAAGGAGAGCAGCCTGGTTCCTGCAGTCAATCAGGTGGAGCTGCACCCGCGGTTTATCCAGAAGGAGCTGCATGACTACTGTGTACAGCATCAGATCCAGATTGAAGCGTGGGCGCCTCTGATGAAGGGAAGACTGCAGGAAAACGAGCTGCTGCAGGGCATCGCCGGGAAACACGGCAAGACTGTATCCCAGGTTATTCTGCGCTGGGGGCTGCAGAACTCCATCGTCATCATTCCCAAGTCAGTTACGGCCTCGCGGATCAAAGAGAACAGCGAAATTTTCGATTTTGAGCTGACAGCGGATGAAGTTAGCGCTATTAGCGGGCTGGATGCCGGAGAACGGATCGGTACGAATCCGGATAACCTGCTGTTCTAGAACGTCATAGACACTTAAATAGCCTTAAGCTCCTTACAGCAGCGCTGTATGGGCTTAAGGCTATTTGCATGCTGTTTATTGCGGATTACGCGGCGGGAGCGGGCCCAGATACTGATAGTATTGGCACTCGATCCGGCCGTTGTACAGCTTGCGGCGCTTGTCCGCTTTGCGGCCGTAGTATTGCTCGAATTCCTTATAGGGGCTGATCGCAAAAAAGGACCAAGTCGGCAAATACAGCATCATCTCGCCGAATTGGCGGGTCAGCTTCTCCACTTCCTTGTCATTACTGATCCGCTCGCCGTAGGGCGGGTTCGTAATGATGCAGCCGTAATCGCCTTCAGGGCGGGCTTTGGCAGCCGCGAGATGCTTGAAGGTGATTTCTCCGGCCAGCCCAGCGCTTTTGGCAGCCGCTTCGGCAATTTCAATTGCTGCGGGATCAATATCGGTACCGGTCAATTGCAGCGGATAATCGTCGCGTACGGCGTCGAAGGCCTCATCGCGGGCTTCTTCCCACAGGCGCTTCGGAATCTCCGGCCAATGTTCGGACGGGAATGAACGCCGCAGTCCCGGTGCGATATTCCAGGCAATCATTGCTGCTTCGATCAGAATGGTTCCAGAGCCGCAGCACGGATCGTACAGCGGGCGGTGGCCGTTCCAGCGGCTAAGCTGGATGAGGGCGGCAGCCATTGTTTCCTTC of the Paenibacillus pedocola genome contains:
- the rpsN gene encoding 30S ribosomal protein S14, which encodes MAKKSKVVKELKRKELVAKYADKRRELKAKGDYAALQKLPRDSSATRQKNRCVVSGRPRGYLSKYKVSRIVFRDLALKGHIPGVTKSSW
- a CDS encoding class I SAM-dependent methyltransferase; protein product: MPEYWSGRFAREGMIWGREPSPSAEWAKEKFQEAGLSSVLVPGAGYGRNSKVFSAAFTTYGIELSTEALELAAAWDPDTIFIAGSALEPQLNTQVDAVYCYDVLHLFLEEERKQLIAASLAQLRTGGLLYFTSFSDEDCTNGCGRRLEPGTYEYKPGKYAHFFSEADLRSHFSGTEILQTGSFPEKLQSEQGGIHEYILRSIVARKIN
- a CDS encoding helix-turn-helix domain-containing protein, yielding MPKNQQESHKIQAWSLINRKYLGQGVRVKRFRRPKRSQIRNRVLLAILMAKDIKLSKLAEELAVSSRSVSAWVYEGRIPSRNNLEKVCRLLGYPSHILFNEALLRQSPIVCQPTPSRFMKRTLAHSPQNNVILTGLCMVYDFSVTDVSVWIGVHPGTFRKWLHQCHLPTLALQEKAESFFRIPRNILFADCDLR
- a CDS encoding Dabb family protein encodes the protein MIKHIVFFKLKDRSPESIAATVAVLQNMEGKIPQLISIEVGTDVVRSERSFDIALVTVVASLEDLQAYQVHPAHKEVIAHINEVKEVSYAVDYEI
- a CDS encoding DUF86 domain-containing protein, yielding MYYVNRKQIENILGQIPDIGTGLRGAADSWDGSIVMGLVQERCLHLAIEVVTDVGSCLIDGFIMRDAGSYEDIISIIHEEKVLGDSGIYDVLISLVALRKPLVQDYYSWDRSALHPLTNVLPGVLERFAAEVHRYLDQELGAELPV
- a CDS encoding helix-turn-helix transcriptional regulator, producing MKKGQESGSTRRNIMTLLKMKGPLTIGALAEELGITEMGVRRHVLQLEQESLAKTKVVRQAMGRPLHVYSLTERAEEHFPKTYHNLALELLRELDHNNGVEAVNVLFEGRRRRMLAQYTPMMENRNLEERVAELSSIQNSGGYMAEWSKGEDGSYVMREYNCPIRQVATQYRKACQCEQSLFEELLGAKVTRTECMAEGGQCCRYAITPNPTNRQDNPSEKTS
- a CDS encoding YtxH domain-containing protein is translated as MMKKDSKSLLWGILAGSVVGSVTALLFAPKPGKELRKDIVDGTNGAIDKVQEIAVQAGDKGSELYGKAKDAVESVVSEVKEWSKQYTHTDTEEELAVVSGIAAEEAPVSLDETETAEIIAAAIEDAQDVADAGIGEAADSAEAVVDEDGAADADKDGIV
- the racE gene encoding glutamate racemase, translated to MQQAIAILDSGVGGLTVVKEVMRQLPREKIIYFGDTARAPYGPRSTEEVKLFTEQIVDYLIQFNPKMIVIACNTATAAALDYISAKVSIPVIGVIHPGARAAISATKTGRVGVIGTIGTIKSGAYTAALKQLSPFVEVVSQACPALVPFVEQGMFRSEESHIAVAESLNGIKYEPIDTMILGCTHYPFLVEPIGKVMGPGVKLISSADETAREISTILYQKGQLAKGDETPIHQFFCSGDAEMFQRIARDWLGEQLKRTPVVWQVSSL
- a CDS encoding M14 family zinc carboxypeptidase, with the protein product MQQYITRRGDTVNRIAARHGLTPEHVIQGNPWAGRQPYLYPGQILFLPSAPRKRYSVQQGDDAASISALFGVSVEELEILNPGVTSARQCIPGKVLVIPQPLSSSKVAVNSEYGPADVEEDVRELTDKFPFLHRDSIGTSVLGKPLHVLRIGSGPRYLHVNAALHANEWLTSPCLMSFIEQYASAYAEGRDWNGHDPALWYQNWTLWAVPMANPDGVELVQEGVLPGHPYYEELMKWNCGRHSFRNWKANIRGVDLGDQFPAHWEEEVARRRITGPAPRDYSGPAPLSEPEAAALAALAEQYPGEAAVSLHSQGGEIYWNYRGYEPPESKELAARLGAASGYRAVELTGSDAGYKDWFIQRFRKPGFTVELGIGKNPLPLADYEDMALETGWILATILSNFK
- a CDS encoding HesB/IscA family protein, with product MNVKITRNAAKVIKKTMELEGNSELKLRVAITHAHGDHAHYGLDLDTPKETDVVISTDKEIDVILDPNQPLLDGVKIDYLYFPEEGFVITNPSKGNHGDH
- a CDS encoding DUF1450 domain-containing protein → MANEIQICDQCNHTRMKTILPKLRKMAPDAEIKVGCKSYCGPCGKRAFIYINGRYVSAPTEDEVLAKAEAFVKRPVAKD
- a CDS encoding aldo/keto reductase, translated to MKHLTDTTILNNGVHMPWFGLGTYKAEGAEVAKAVATALELGYRSIDTAAVYGNEEEVGQSIAASGVARDSLFVTTKVWNTDQGYDTTLRAFETSCKKLGLDVIDLYLIHWPGQTLYKDTWRALERLYEEGRVRAIGVSNFQIHHLEELKKESSLVPAVNQVELHPRFIQKELHDYCVQHQIQIEAWAPLMKGRLQENELLQGIAGKHGKTVSQVILRWGLQNSIVIIPKSVTASRIKENSEIFDFELTADEVSAISGLDAGERIGTNPDNLLF
- a CDS encoding THUMP domain-containing class I SAM-dependent RNA methyltransferase — encoded protein: MGKLQLIATAPMGLEAVVARELNELGYETTVENGRVLFSGDYIDICRCNLWLRTSDRVLVKMGQFQAKTFDELFEGVKAINWEDWIPENGEFPVEGRSHKSQLTSVPACQGIVKKAIVEKLKQSYRTEWFPENGPRYVVEVILLNDVALITLDTTGPALHKRGYRRQATEAPLKETMAAALIQLSRWNGHRPLYDPCCGSGTILIEAAMIAWNIAPGLRRSFPSEHWPEIPKRLWEEARDEAFDAVRDDYPLQLTGTDIDPAAIEIAEAAAKSAGLAGEITFKHLAAAKARPEGDYGCIITNPPYGERISNDKEVEKLTRQFGEMMLYLPTWSFFAISPYKEFEQYYGRKADKRRKLYNGRIECQYYQYLGPLPPRNPQ